The proteins below come from a single Papaver somniferum cultivar HN1 chromosome 11, ASM357369v1, whole genome shotgun sequence genomic window:
- the LOC113323095 gene encoding putative uncharacterized protein DDB_G0293878: MTSKTSNNEKAKKKSPSAEPGCITVKACHSSSSDADTVDSEYNRGLCLQQENQNPNTPVSRRKNAKKQQQNLYYKNENMHPLNPSNHNVPTSHMTSKTSNNEKTKKKSPSEEPGRITVEACHSSGLDVDPVDSEDNRGLCLQQENQNPNALGSCRKNAKKQQQNLYYENENKRLSNHNVLTSHMTSKTSNNEKTKKKSPSEEPGRLTVEACHSSGLDVDPVDSEDNRGLCLQQENQNPNSLGSCRKNAKKQQQNLYYENENKRLSNCNVLTSHMTSKMSNNEKTKKKSPSEEPGRITVEACHSSGLDVDPVDSEDNRGLYMQQENQNPYTPVSRRKNAKKQQQDLYFVNENRRPLNPLDLNVLTSHMTSKMSNNEKTKKKKPLSEEPGGTVKACYSSDSDVDYVCRSSDSDDSVDSEDNTGLCSPETKSEKVSKGPARLSSLLSLLPTSKNKNKDMQQQKAKFSNIPRGPSSIDGCLSFMTSKMKINEETKRHQLDKEQWEASWYQGIGKPNSMYGPHEMTYWVTVDGYFRKKRRWIWSYYS; encoded by the coding sequence ATGACTTCAAAGACGAGCAACAACGAAAAGGCCAAGAAGAAGTCACCCTCTGCTGAGCCTGGTTGTATAACTGTCAAGGCTTGTCATAGCTCCAGTTCAGATGCTGATACTGTAGATTCTGAATATAATAGAGGGTTATGTCTGCAGCAGGAAAACCAAAATCCTAATACCCCAGTTTCTCGCAGGAAAAATGCCAAGAAACAGCAGCAGAACTTGTATTACAAGAATGAGAATATGCACCCGTTAAACCCATCAAACCATAATGTTCCAACTTCTCATATGACTTCAAAGACTAGCAACAACGAAAAGACCAAGAAGAAGTCACCCTCTGAAGAACCTGGCCGTATAACTGTTGAGGCTTGTCATAGCTCCGGTTTAGATGTTGATCCTGTGGATTCTGAAGATAATAGAGGGTTATGTCTGCAACAGGAAAACCAAAATCCTAATGCCTTGGGTTCTTGCAGGAAAAATGCCaagaagcagcagcagaaccTGTATTACGAGAATGAGAATAAGCGCCTATCAAACCATAATGTTCTAACTTCTCATATGACTTCAAAGACGAGCAACAATGAAAAGACCAAGAAGAAGTCACCCTCTGAAGAACCTGGCCGTCTAACTGTTGAGGCTTGTCATAGCTCCGGTTTAGATGTTGATCCTGTAGATTCTGAAGATAATAGAGGGTTATGTCTGCAACAGGAAAACCAAAATCCTAATTCCTTGGGTTCTTGCAGGAAAAATGCCaagaagcagcagcagaaccTGTATTACGAGAATGAGAATAAGCGCCTATCAAACTGTAATGTTCTAACTTCTCATATGACTTCAAAGATGAGCAACAACGAAAAGACCAAGAAGAAGTCACCCTCTGAAGAACCTGGCCGTATAACTGTTGAGGCTTGTCATAGCTCCGGTTTAGATGTTGATCCTGTAGATTCTGAAGATAATAGAGGGTTATATATGCAGCAGGAAAACCAAAATCCTTACACCCCAGTTTCTCGCAGGAAAAATGCCAAGAAACAGCAGCAGGACCTGTATTTCGTGAACGAGAATAGGCGTCCGTTAAACCCATTAGACCTTAATGTTCTAACTTCTCATATGACTTCAAAGATGAGCAACAACGAAAAGACCAAGAAGAAGAAGCCACTCTCTGAAGAACCTGGTGGTACTGTCAAGGCTTGTTATAGCTCTGATTCAGATGTTGATTATGTTTGTCGTAGCTCTGATTCAGATGATTCTGTAGATTCTGAAGATAACACAGGGTTATGTTCGCCAGAAACCAAAAGTGAGAAGGTGAGTAAAGGTCCTGCACGTTTGAGCTCCTTACTTTCCTTACTGCCCACAAGCAAGAACAAGAACAAAGATATGCAACAGCAGAAAGCAAAGTTTAGTAACATCCCTCGTGGCCCCTCGAGCATTGATGGCTGTCTTTCTTTTATGACTTCAAAGATGAAAATCAACGAGGAGACCAAGAGGCACCAGCTGGATAAGGAACAATGGGAAGCTTCCTGGTATCAAGGAATTGGGAAGCCAAACTCAATGTATGGCCCTCATGAGATGACATACTGGGTAACTGTAGATGGCTACTTCAGAAAGAAGAGGAGGTGGATCTGGAGCTATTATTCATGA